In Chryseobacterium lactis, a single genomic region encodes these proteins:
- a CDS encoding HmuY family protein — MKYLKIFSILSVMVATQSCLSADEDPVSVPPMTGSEVNVEVGGPTEPNQVWIDLSDYQNRSINKRTDWDLGFYTGEEFRVIMNGSLAMTVIKIPNATDISKVKEADVQNLKDIAQVGTFDAENMKYIDNPNGNFLTQTSGIAAIKENDAENPIYLVNLGREIPSSSNIGAGSVSLSGDPRGWKKMQILRAQNGYKIRYADLNADAANIKEYVITKDTEYNFSFFNLKTGSPIKIQPKKKNWDLAFTTFTNEVFISPTNSAGSYFYADFITTNTLSGVGAYQVNVTGSLDQAYNAFKLKDVDATKFVFNDHRAIGDKWRTTTGTPANPIPFVYSDRFFVLKDAEGFYFKLRFNRMKDEKGNRGYSNFEFEPL; from the coding sequence ATGAAGTATTTAAAAATATTTTCTATTCTTTCCGTTATGGTTGCCACTCAGTCTTGTCTTTCTGCTGACGAGGATCCGGTGTCAGTTCCTCCGATGACAGGATCTGAAGTGAATGTTGAAGTGGGAGGACCTACAGAACCTAACCAGGTGTGGATTGATCTAAGCGACTATCAAAACAGAAGCATCAACAAAAGAACCGATTGGGATCTTGGTTTCTATACAGGAGAAGAATTCAGAGTAATTATGAATGGCTCCCTGGCAATGACCGTGATTAAAATACCCAATGCTACAGATATCAGTAAAGTAAAGGAAGCAGATGTACAAAATCTGAAAGACATTGCTCAGGTGGGAACATTTGATGCTGAAAATATGAAGTATATCGATAATCCGAATGGTAATTTTTTAACTCAGACATCGGGAATTGCTGCCATAAAGGAAAATGACGCAGAAAATCCTATTTACCTGGTTAATTTGGGAAGAGAAATACCTTCTTCATCTAATATCGGAGCGGGTTCAGTTTCATTGTCCGGAGACCCGAGAGGATGGAAAAAAATGCAGATTCTAAGAGCACAGAACGGTTACAAAATCCGTTATGCAGACCTGAATGCAGATGCTGCCAATATCAAAGAATACGTTATTACGAAAGATACAGAATATAATTTTTCATTCTTCAACTTAAAAACAGGTTCACCGATAAAAATTCAACCTAAAAAGAAAAATTGGGATCTTGCATTTACAACATTTACCAACGAGGTGTTTATATCGCCTACGAACAGTGCAGGAAGCTATTTTTATGCTGATTTTATAACGACCAATACGCTAAGTGGCGTGGGAGCATATCAGGTAAATGTTACAGGAAGTCTGGATCAGGCTTACAATGCTTTTAAATTAAAGGATGTTGATGCCACTAAATTCGTTTTCAACGACCACCGGGCGATTGGTGATAAATGGAGAACAACAACCGGAACTCCGGCAAATCCTATCCCATTTGTATATTCAGACCGCTTTTTTGTATTAAAAGATGCGGAAGGTTTTTACTTTAAGCTGAGGTTTAATAGAATGAAGGATGAAAAAGGAAACCGTGGTTATTCCAATTTTGAATTTGAACCTTTATAA
- a CDS encoding heme/hemin ABC transporter substrate-binding protein: MKKFILAASVLVAVYSCKKAEGSAKENTTEATSEAPKTNNKIVTLSGGITEIVSALGHEKEIVGTDVTSTYPASLKTTAKDLGHVRSMTIEPIMAVSPTLILASDKDINPELLGKIKSSGIKTEVFKQEYTVEGTKKLIADVAKAIGNTDYQKLNDKIDADLKQVQPIAKKPKVLFIYARGNMLMVSGKNTPMASIIELAGGENAVNDFEDFKPLTPEAVVKANPDVLFFFETGLQGAGGNEGALKMPGVSQTNAGKNKKIIAMDGGLISGFGPRLGEAAVGLNKLLIENTK; the protein is encoded by the coding sequence ATGAAAAAATTCATCCTTGCAGCCTCTGTTCTGGTAGCGGTATATTCTTGCAAAAAAGCGGAAGGCTCAGCAAAAGAAAATACAACGGAAGCCACTTCTGAAGCTCCCAAAACCAATAATAAAATTGTAACATTAAGTGGGGGTATTACAGAAATCGTAAGTGCTTTAGGTCACGAAAAAGAAATCGTGGGAACTGACGTTACAAGTACTTATCCTGCTAGCTTAAAAACTACGGCTAAGGATCTTGGACACGTAAGATCAATGACCATTGAACCGATTATGGCCGTTAGCCCTACCTTGATTCTTGCTTCTGATAAAGATATTAATCCTGAATTATTAGGGAAAATCAAATCTTCAGGTATTAAAACCGAGGTTTTCAAACAGGAATATACCGTTGAAGGAACTAAAAAACTAATTGCTGACGTTGCAAAAGCTATCGGAAATACAGATTATCAGAAATTAAATGATAAAATCGATGCCGATTTAAAACAAGTGCAGCCCATTGCTAAAAAGCCAAAAGTATTATTCATCTATGCCAGAGGAAATATGCTGATGGTTTCTGGAAAAAATACTCCGATGGCTTCCATTATTGAACTTGCCGGTGGAGAAAATGCAGTGAATGATTTCGAAGACTTCAAGCCATTAACTCCGGAAGCGGTTGTAAAAGCTAATCCTGATGTATTGTTTTTCTTTGAAACAGGATTGCAGGGAGCAGGAGGAAACGAAGGTGCTCTTAAGATGCCGGGGGTTTCCCAAACCAATGCAGGGAAAAATAAGAAAATCATCGCAATGGATGGAGGTTTAATCTCAGGTTTCGGACCGAGATTAGGAGAAGCAGCAGTAGGATTAAATAAACTTTTAATTGAAAACACAAAGTAA